In Deinococcus maricopensis DSM 21211, one genomic interval encodes:
- a CDS encoding winged helix-turn-helix transcriptional regulator: MKPPRALNCAPGCPVEVTLEVISGRWKCVILYHLLRGPVRFGQLRRLIPGVTQRMLTLQLRELEADGLVERTAYPQVPPRVDYRLTPLGESLRAVVLAMLAWGEANHDTVMALRGGEVGGVAS, translated from the coding sequence ATGAAGCCGCCGCGCGCGCTGAACTGCGCGCCCGGCTGTCCGGTGGAGGTGACGCTGGAGGTCATCTCGGGGCGGTGGAAGTGCGTCATTTTGTATCACCTGTTGCGCGGGCCGGTGCGGTTCGGGCAGTTGCGACGCCTGATCCCCGGTGTGACGCAGCGGATGCTGACGTTGCAGCTGCGGGAGCTGGAAGCGGACGGGCTGGTGGAGCGGACAGCGTACCCGCAGGTGCCGCCGCGCGTGGATTACCGCCTGACGCCCCTCGGGGAGAGCCTGCGGGCGGTGGTTCTGGCGATGCTCGCGTGGGGTGAGGCGAATCACGACACCGTGATGGCCCTGCGCGGCGGCGAAGTGGGCGGGGTCGCGTCGTAG
- a CDS encoding zinc-binding alcohol dehydrogenase family protein yields the protein MNAVGFTHHLPISDPSSLQDVQLPDPVPTGRDLLVRVHATALNPVDTKVRAPKPGNLEHHPPKVIGWDASGVVEAVGPDVTLFQVGDEVYYAGDLNRPGSNAELQLVDERIVGRKPTTLTHAQAAALPLTAITAWEGLYDRLHLRPDGQDAGKTLLVIGGAGGVPSVAIQLARHAGLTVIATASRPESAAWVRDLGAHHVIDHTGDIPAQLRDLGIDSVHHVYCTYGTEQHWNAMVQVLRPGGSIVAIDTATDVNLNALKAKSLTFAWELMFTRPALQTDDMIEQHHLLNRVADLVDAGHVRTTLRETLRPINAANLRAAHERLETRGVIGKIVLEGWED from the coding sequence ATGAACGCCGTCGGCTTCACGCACCACCTGCCCATCAGCGACCCCAGCAGCCTCCAGGACGTCCAGCTGCCCGACCCCGTCCCCACCGGACGTGACCTGCTGGTGCGCGTGCACGCCACCGCCCTGAACCCCGTGGACACCAAAGTCCGCGCGCCCAAGCCCGGCAACCTGGAACACCACCCGCCCAAGGTGATCGGCTGGGACGCGAGCGGCGTCGTCGAAGCGGTCGGGCCGGACGTCACGCTATTCCAGGTGGGCGACGAGGTGTACTACGCAGGCGACCTCAACCGCCCCGGCAGCAACGCCGAACTTCAACTCGTGGACGAACGCATCGTCGGCCGCAAACCCACCACCCTCACGCACGCGCAGGCCGCCGCCCTCCCCCTGACCGCCATCACCGCCTGGGAAGGCCTGTACGACCGCCTGCACCTCCGCCCGGACGGCCAGGACGCCGGCAAGACCCTGCTGGTCATCGGCGGCGCCGGCGGCGTCCCCAGCGTCGCCATTCAGCTCGCGCGGCACGCCGGCCTCACGGTCATCGCCACCGCGTCCCGCCCGGAATCCGCCGCGTGGGTCCGCGACCTCGGCGCGCACCACGTCATCGACCACACCGGCGACATCCCCGCGCAGCTGCGCGACCTCGGCATCGACAGCGTCCACCACGTGTACTGCACGTACGGCACCGAACAGCACTGGAACGCCATGGTGCAGGTGCTCCGCCCGGGCGGCAGCATCGTCGCCATCGACACCGCCACCGACGTGAACCTCAACGCCCTGAAGGCCAAGAGCCTTACGTTCGCGTGGGAGCTGATGTTCACGCGCCCCGCCCTCCAGACGGACGACATGATCGAGCAGCACCACCTGCTGAACCGCGTCGCGGACCTCGTGGACGCCGGGCACGTCCGCACCACCCTCCGTGAGACGCTGCGGCCCATCAACGCCGCGAACCTCCGCGCCGCGCACGAACGCCTCGAAACGCGCGGCGTGATCGGCAAGATCGTCCTTGAGGGCTGGGAGGACTGA
- the trmFO gene encoding methylenetetrahydrofolate--tRNA-(uracil(54)-C(5))-methyltransferase (FADH(2)-oxidizing) TrmFO: MKAVTVIGAGLAGSEAALAAANAGVPVTLFEMRPVKMTPAHRSGKFAELVCSNSLGGEGETNAKGLLQAEMRAVGSTVIAAADASRLPAGGALAVEREGFSDHVTRAVRNHPLITVRDEEVTALPEGVTVLATGPLTSEALAEDIARATGTERLAFYDAAAPVIAFDSINMDVAFRAGRYDQPADYINCPMDKEQYAAFYAALEQARSHTPHDWEKLEFFEGCMPIEEIARRGPDTPRFGPMKPRGLTDPRTGRWPYAVVQLRQEDAEGRMWSLVGFQTGLKWGDQKAVVQLIPGLENAEIVRYGVMHRNTYLNAPEVLTETMQLRADPEKLVAGVLAGTEGYLESAATGWLAGLNAARLAQGLEPVCPPQESMLGGLTRYLATANPKNYQPMNTNWALVPEFKVEGRRKLGKREKRPLMFARGYDAFLGWARGVGLNVTERVVPTSEPAPEVPGTAEPVGA, translated from the coding sequence ATGAAGGCTGTGACGGTAATTGGTGCGGGCCTGGCGGGCTCGGAAGCGGCGCTCGCAGCCGCAAACGCGGGCGTGCCCGTGACGCTCTTCGAGATGCGCCCGGTGAAGATGACGCCCGCGCACCGCAGTGGGAAGTTCGCGGAACTGGTGTGCAGCAACAGCCTGGGCGGCGAAGGCGAAACCAACGCCAAGGGCCTGCTGCAGGCCGAAATGCGCGCGGTGGGCAGCACGGTGATCGCGGCGGCGGACGCGTCGCGCCTCCCGGCAGGCGGGGCGCTCGCGGTGGAACGCGAGGGCTTCAGTGACCACGTGACGCGGGCCGTGCGGAACCACCCGCTGATCACCGTGCGCGACGAGGAAGTGACGGCGCTGCCCGAGGGCGTCACGGTGCTCGCGACGGGGCCGCTCACGTCGGAGGCGCTCGCGGAGGACATCGCGCGCGCGACCGGCACGGAACGCCTCGCGTTCTACGACGCGGCCGCGCCGGTGATCGCATTCGACAGCATCAACATGGACGTCGCGTTCCGCGCCGGCCGCTACGACCAGCCCGCCGACTACATCAACTGCCCGATGGACAAGGAGCAGTACGCGGCGTTCTACGCGGCGCTGGAGCAGGCGCGCAGCCACACGCCGCACGACTGGGAGAAGCTGGAGTTCTTCGAGGGGTGCATGCCCATTGAGGAGATCGCGCGGCGCGGCCCGGACACGCCCCGCTTCGGCCCCATGAAGCCGCGTGGCCTGACGGACCCGCGCACGGGCCGCTGGCCGTACGCGGTCGTGCAGCTTCGCCAGGAGGACGCCGAGGGGCGCATGTGGTCGCTGGTGGGCTTCCAGACGGGCCTGAAGTGGGGCGACCAGAAAGCCGTCGTGCAGCTCATTCCGGGCCTGGAGAATGCGGAGATCGTGCGGTACGGCGTGATGCACCGCAACACGTACCTGAACGCGCCGGAGGTGCTCACGGAGACGATGCAGCTGCGCGCGGACCCGGAGAAGCTCGTGGCGGGCGTCCTCGCGGGCACCGAGGGGTACCTGGAGTCGGCAGCGACGGGGTGGCTGGCGGGCCTGAACGCGGCGCGGCTCGCGCAGGGCCTCGAGCCGGTGTGCCCGCCGCAGGAGAGCATGCTGGGCGGCCTCACTCGGTACCTCGCGACGGCGAACCCGAAGAACTACCAGCCGATGAACACGAACTGGGCGCTCGTGCCGGAGTTCAAGGTGGAGGGCCGCCGGAAGCTCGGGAAGCGCGAGAAGCGTCCATTGATGTTCGCGCGCGGGTACGACGCGTTCCTGGGGTGGGCGCGCGGCGTGGGCCTGAACGTGACGGAACGCGTGGTGCCGACGTCTGAACCCGCCCCTGAGGTGCCCGGCACGGCGGAACCCGTCGGCGCCTGA
- a CDS encoding GatB/YqeY domain-containing protein, whose amino-acid sequence MLYDRLKADLLTARKARDTATATTLTTLVGAVETAAKAPGAPGLTDEVALGVIKQTRKALEGTVQTYRERGIDTAEQDRELALLAQYLPTLLSEDELRAVIEQFRAQHPGANIAQVMAHLKAAHPNGYDGALAARLARA is encoded by the coding sequence ATGCTGTACGACCGCCTGAAAGCCGACCTGCTCACCGCCCGCAAAGCCCGCGACACCGCGACCGCCACGACCCTCACCACTCTGGTCGGCGCCGTGGAAACCGCTGCGAAAGCGCCCGGCGCGCCTGGCCTCACCGATGAGGTCGCTCTCGGCGTGATCAAGCAGACCCGCAAAGCCCTCGAAGGGACCGTGCAGACATACCGCGAGCGCGGCATCGACACGGCCGAGCAGGATCGGGAGCTCGCGCTGCTCGCGCAGTACCTGCCGACCCTGCTGAGCGAGGATGAACTCCGGGCGGTTATCGAGCAGTTCCGCGCGCAGCACCCCGGCGCGAACATCGCGCAGGTCATGGCGCACCTCAAGGCGGCGCACCCCAACGGGTACGACGGCGCGCTCGCCGCGCGTCTCGCCCGCGCGTAA